Part of the Cystobacter ferrugineus genome, CGCTGGCCGGGACCCGGACCTACAGTGCTCCGGTCGAAACGTCGAGCGGGCATGACCCCTCCAATTACAAGGCGGCGCCGGTGGTGCCGAGCATCGTGCCGGCCAGGAGCGATCCGACAGGGGGCGTGCTGACCTTCGAGCGTGAAACGGCGCCCCTGGAAGGGTGGCATGCCTGGGCCCGCGACGGAGCGGCTGGCAAGCACCGCCAGGTGCTGGTCACCGGAGGGTCCTCGGCGGCGGCCAACCGTATCTACACCGTGTACACCAAGGAGCAGTTGGTCAACGCCATCCGCGAAGCCAGGAACGAGCCGAAGATCATCCGGGTCGTCGGGCACATCGACTTCCGGGTGGATGGTGGCGTGTTCAAGGAATACACCAGCTATGACGACCTGAAGAGTGGCGGCTCCCTCTTCATTCCGTCCAACACCACGCTCGTGGGAATCAACGACGCGAGTGGCAAGCCCGCCAGGATTTCCGGTACGCAGATCCTGATCGGCAACGAGAACGGCAACTTCGAGGTGGACTTCAAGGCCTGGGTGGCGGCGGGCAAGAACCCGGATGCCTTCCCGGGTTGGACCCGCAACGTCATCGTCCGCAACCTGGCCATCGACATCATGTGGGACGTGAACCCGGAGGACTCGGCCAATGCCTATGCCGATGGCATCTGCGTCGCCTGGGCCCAGAACGTCTGGATCGATCACATCACCATGACGGATCTCCCCACGCCGTCGTCCATGTCCTCGGATACCCGCCATGACGGCGGCCTGGACGTGGTGCGTGGCTCCGACTACGTCACCATCTCCAACAGCTACTTCACCGTGCACGGCAAGATGACCCTGGTGGGCAACAGCGACGGCGGGCGGCAGTGGAGCGATGAGGGCCGCCTCCATGTCACCTTCACCGGCAACCACTGGCAGGGCGTGAACAGCCGGACGCCGCGCGTGCGCTACGGTCAGGTGCACATCTACAACAACCTGGTGACGGGCGACACCAACCCGAGCGCCGCCAATGGCACCATTCCCCCCGGAGCGGCCGCGTCGGACGTCAAGTTCGCGAGCGCGA contains:
- a CDS encoding pectate lyase family protein, with the protein product MSAASTPLAVIDAKTLTDTTAPLLLPLAGTRTYSAPVETSSGHDPSNYKAAPVVPSIVPARSDPTGGVLTFERETAPLEGWHAWARDGAAGKHRQVLVTGGSSAAANRIYTVYTKEQLVNAIREARNEPKIIRVVGHIDFRVDGGVFKEYTSYDDLKSGGSLFIPSNTTLVGINDASGKPARISGTQILIGNENGNFEVDFKAWVAAGKNPDAFPGWTRNVIVRNLAIDIMWDVNPEDSANAYADGICVAWAQNVWIDHITMTDLPTPSSMSSDTRHDGGLDVVRGSDYVTISNSYFTVHGKMTLVGNSDGGRQWSDEGRLHVTFTGNHWQGVNSRTPRVRYGQVHIYNNLVTGDTNPSAANGTIPPGAAASDVKFASAIGVGYKADILAENNYYNMKTLKPKEVCGKLVTDHGKGVSFRSSGARFISNKDDAGKPMTATIDVQLQGCDGIPVANLWSPPYSYTLKTADTAKAEILANVGAGTL